GATGCCAAGGCTGCGGAACTCGGGCTGGAGAGAGAACCCTCCCAGAACGACGAGTGCGTAGATGTAGGCCTGCACGCCCATGAGCTTGGCCTGGTCGATGGGGCCGAGCTCCTTGAGCATGTAGGGCAGATACATGACGCCAAGGCCCACGTGGCGGGCTTCGTCTTTTTCGAAGTAAGGCATCAGCTCGGTGATGACCGGCTCTACCTCGCTCTCGGCCACGCTCTTGAACAGGTGGACGGCGATGTTCTCGACAAGAAGCTGCATGCCCACGAGCTTGTAGACGAGGTTGTCGGTGTTGATGAGGAAATCCAGCGCGAGCTTGGTGAACCAGTTGATCTTGGGCGTCTCGATGCCCAGCTCAAGCAGGTAGTCGCGCATGGTGTAGAAGTGACGGGCCTCGTCGAAGACCTGCCCCGTCGCGGCAAGGCGCGCCTCCACCTCGGGCACGTGCTCGGCCAGCGCAGCCGAGACCTGCCAGGCCGCCAGCTCGCCCCAGAGGATGATGGCAAAGACCTCGGCAATGGCGCGCTTCTTGTCTTCGGGCAGGTTTACCCCGCCGTGCTTTTCGAGCAGCTCGGCCAGCACTTTCTTCCCGTCCCAGGCGAGGTTCTGCGTCTTGTGGTAGAGGTTCTCCAGGC
The Chrysiogenia bacterium genome window above contains:
- a CDS encoding ferritin-like domain-containing protein; amino-acid sequence: MASLLGGKKPWESPAFPPYHLMDPAHLAKSHDEHRRLENLYHKTQNLAWDGKKVLAELLEKHGGVNLPEDKKRAIAEVFAIILWGELAAWQVSAALAEHVPEVEARLAATGQVFDEARHFYTMRDYLLELGIETPKINWFTKLALDFLINTDNLVYKLVGMQLLVENIAVHLFKSVAESEVEPVITELMPYFEKDEARHVGLGVMYLPYMLKELGPIDQAKLMGVQAYIYALVVLGGFSLQPEFRSLGINMNKWLRRMGHDQADITFRMGRYKQRKGVLIAPKWLHKVDAMLIDLFVPEDLEAAPAPIRIFNNALSGLLSGVHKAASRLS